The nucleotide window CAGTTGcctgaaatgccagtatatcagctgaaaaactgCTGTTTCTTAACACAActgatactgcagtgtgaaagggacttTAGAAATCGGGATCGAAGCACTATCTTTTTAgtctgttaaactaacgcaatcagccccatgtgtgaaggcAGCCTAGATAAAAACAAACTTATTGCTCTCCTTTATTCAGTGGTAACCCCAGATGTTAACCCAgtcattatatagccatgagagtggctgtgtgctatagccagcatagatttttcgcattccacaatggtACATTGAAAATTCCTCAATGTCATTCTGCTGCctcccataatctcatttcaaaacaaaaccttacaaaatttatagtcctgaattcagaaatacttgcttaacaacactttgAGTTtacttggtgatacacaaaacactcagagagaatcgagaattcaaagtgtaaaacaagagaaaaaaaatatccagatacctgttggactttttgtctgtcagtggtctcctaatttgttaaaattaatttaaaaatcagctattttcacagagtgtctgtaatcctattactgacctttccccatactctgaccttcattttctgcagttttaagttttttaaaaaatgcctggctggtttttaattaatttaagagatgtaacattgaagtctattattatgttgggcatgttcagtaagaagcaactgccagtgttctaaaagccagactcacagctgcttggcttggctcgGCTAATCACAGGCCACACCCAGGCCTGACAGTTATTCCAATTTAGacaatcctggcttcccccaaagaatcctggaaagtgtagtttgtgtagggtgctgagacttgttaggagattcctattcccctgacagagctccagtggccagagtggtttaacagtcagcccctcttctgaggattgtagctctgtgaggggaatagggcctcttctagcaactctcagcactcttcacaaaatacacttcccaggattctttgaggtaagccaagactgtctaaagtgatATAAACTTCTGGTGTGCATGcgaccagtgacagctttggtttaaatttgggtgggagatgtgcctgctgtagaataaaaaggtgggggaaactctggctagcaatgatactgttcacaatgttttccttttggaaatgaagggggctttccctctgcctcgtgcccatccacccaatctcctccacttcccttccttcactccccctcccctccctgctcctctcccagttcagtttcacctatcctaagcatgattgcctaggaatgaatcccactgaactcaaaaagcaagcaaattatcaaacctgtcctcccatcctccatcccctcccttttgccccttccctctgccttcctttgcctctccctccccttctactctccttcccactccccttcttccttccgtCACctgtcctctccccctcctccttggtcagttttaactattctaagcatgattgcatgggagtatatcccatcgaattcaataagcatgcaaatggtcagacctgtctttcccttCCCCATCTCTCTACTCCTTCCCACTCTCtccaacccctccccctccttcccctctcctctcctttcctctttccctcttcctcccttctcttcttcctcctctcctgcccacttcagccctccctccctcttctcctccttccccatggtcagttttagctatcctaagcatgattgcagagtagtaaatcccattgaactcaataagcatgccaatgatcaatctcttcacagcaaacttgcataggatacCATTTCTTACCTAGCGGATAaacaagcagagaaattaactaataagCAAATAAAAAACCCTTATGGCTTAAGAACatgttaatattgttgcttcctccctgctaaaacaagatctgcATAGCAAATTtcatgtttctgttatttgggctgattgtagatGTTACAACAATtgacatatgctcagaggcacatgttaccaaattcttccaaattacacaggaagtggatcagactgtgaaagaccaaaccatttgtagggcaatacagtatctcagagaggaagtcaggtctcctgctcccctggtacattcactatagctgcccaatttccctgctttttaaagtttgatagaaatatcagttggctacaggtacaatcttaaaccgcaaggtgggtttttttgcctattcatgaatttccctgctttttaatccgggaggtaagaaacgtgatcctgtgcaagtttgctgagaatggactgatcattggcatgcctatggagttcaatgggatttactctgctgCAATCATCCTTAggctaggtgaaactgacttgggagagtggcagggagggggaggagaaggaaggggagagaaggggaggaagggtaggggtagggaggaaagtggaagggagagggacaagaggggaggagtttgggtgggtgAGAACTGGGCAGAGGGACAGCCACTTTCATTTAcagaatgaaaacattgtgaaaagtatATTTGTTTTCAGAGTTTCCTGAaagttatgagaccactgacagaaaaatgtccaacaggggtctgtattgttttttctcttgttttacactctgaactcttgattctctctgagcattttttttatatcaccatgaaaacttacagggttgttaagcaagcgtttctgagttcagtactatacattttgtaaggttttgttttgagatgtgcttatgggaagcagcagaatggcagggggtgattttcaatttaacattgtggaatacaaaaatccacgctggctatagtgtagccacaagagtggctgtataataaatgttCTACAGTTCCATTTTAATTAATGTGAAGAGATGAATAAGGAGATATTTGTTCATGCAATACTTTTGACAGGTAGATCAAGTTTGAATCATACAATGTTTGTACAGAATATATGATGAACTATGAAGTGCTGCTGCAACACATATAAGTGATAACATTTGGAATGCATAAAATAGAAAATGTGCCCTCCCTGTTCATCACTGGTAGACATTTTGAAAAGAAAACCATACAACTGTTAGTCAAGAATCtttcattaaacattaaaaatgattTTCACAGAAACTAGCTAAATATGACTTACAACCTTTCAGTATGTGATTTTATTGGAAACTAAAAAAACTCCTCATACTAGGAAGAAAATATTACATTGCAAATCTTTGGACTTTGCCAATGACAAAAGAGTTCCGTAGTTGGACTCTTATGAATGATAAGTACCCTGGGTATAGTTATTATTCTGTTCACTAGCATTATGATCAAGCCCAGTTCTAAAGGGtcgccaggttgggccctggagcCTCACAGGACCATTCACCAGCCTGAGCCCATCCCTGCCACCCCAGCGTTTCTCCTCCTTTTGCCGCCGCCAcctcaatatttcccctcagagccAGGATCTTGATCTTTCCCCTCAGAGCCAGCTGGGACGCTTCCTCCTTCTGCACATGCCtggtcttctcctcctcctccaagaggGAAGGATCACCACAGCAAGTGAGGAGGAGAGGCACACATACACTTCCAGCTCTCTGTTATGCTGCCGAGAGAGGAACAGTTGCAAGGAACAGGCACAAGGAAGCCATTTTGGAGCACTATAATTAGTCACATTTTTCCTTTTACTGCCACTGCTATCTTTCCCCTCAAAGCCTCAGTCTTTCCCTTCAGAGTCGTCTGGGATGCTTCCCCCTTCTTTTGCACACCTggtcttctcctccttctccaagaGGGAAGGATCACCATACCGAGCAAGAAGGAGAGGCATACATACACTTCTGGCTCTCGAGTGAACCGAAAGGAGGTGCTCCAGTTGCTGGAATGGAAAGCAATAGCTGCTGCCAGCAATAGTGGAGTGATGCAAGGGACCTTCTTGCCTCGCCTGGCATAGTAACGATTTGCAAGGCTGTAGTAGGCACAGGATGTAGGCTGGGGCAAGCAGAATGTGCACGCCCACACCAAAATCAAACACTGGGGAGTGAGCTGGAACAGCAAAAGCAGCGGTTGAAATGGGTGAAAGAGAAAGGAATGAACTATATATGAAATATTATAATTAATTGAACTTACGATACAATTTATGTTTAGGACACTGACATCAGAGATATTGAAATAAGGAACTGGTCTACTACTGTGGAGTTTACACTGGCCGGTGTCACTAGCTCTGCAGAGCTACAGAAACGTCTCTTTGGGGTATTCACATTCATCTATGCTACTGCTTTAGCTAGTAACCTCCTCCTCATCTTTACCATATGTACTTGCAGGAAACtccacactcccatgtacttcctGCTCTTCAATTtgtccttagtaaatgtgttttccACCTCTGTTACAATtccaaaattgctccagactcTTTGGACCCATAGTAACACCATCTCTTTTTATGACTGCATTACACAGGTATTTCTGTTCATATGGTCTGTGGGAACAGAACTTTTTATCCTCTCATTTATGGCTTTTGACCGTTATGCTGCTATCTGCCATCCTTTCCACTACACAGTcatcatgaggaaggaagtgtGTATTCTCATAGCCAGTGGAGTGTGGGCTGCTGGGATGGTTGGTTCTGCTGTTCATGCTGGACTTCTGCTGAAGCTTTCGTTCTGCAATTCTAACATCATCAATCATTTCTACTGTGATCTTCCCCCACTTTTAAAGCTCTCATGCTCTGACACCAGCCTTAATGAGAGGATACTTTTTGTGGCAGATGTGATCTATGCGATGTGTAGCTGTGGGTTGACGCTAACATCTTACTGTTTTATCCTGAGAGCTATCTTCAGAATCCGTTCcactgaagggaagaagaaagctttctccacatgttcctcCCATCTCATTGTAGTCAGTTTTTACTTCTCTTCAATCATTTACATATATATAAGGCCCAGCTCAGACTACTCTCCAGAGAAAGACAAGTTTGTTTCTCTCATTTATTCAATGGTAACCCCAGTTCTTAATCCACTAATATATTCTTTGAGAAACAAAGAAATACAAGAGGCACTCAAGACAATTACTGGAAGAGGCAGGCTTCTCTGGAGATCTCAAGTCTGATCTGCAAAGATCTTCTGTAACAACACTCCTGCTTCTGTTGTTAGGGTGAGGAGCTGAACAGGAGAAAAGTTTGTAGACATAAACACATTCACCAAATTGGAAATCAATTGTTCAGTATAAAATCCAGGCTTTCTTAAAACTGTATGTATAAAAGCTTTTCATTGAAAATACATGCAAGTGGAtcctaaaaccttcctcttcattACTGGCTGGTATTTTGGAGTGAAAACCATTTGACTCAATAGACCCAGGAGTTCTTCATAAGTAGTACTGTGTTTGCTGCAAAGAGCTATTTTGTGAAGGAATTGTATATCTAAGGCCCCAGATTAGGTTTATCATGCTCTTTCCCAAGCCTGGGGTCTATAAATGCTCTGAGGCATAAAGCCAccatattgctttttaattatactttattttaaattgtggtggtggtgttgaaaCTCTGTCTCCAAAAACAAAGATTACCAAAAGGCCATGGCTTTATTAAGACAGCATGTATATCTATAACAAGGTAGGAATTAATTGTCAGCGTTGTTCAGATTAATGATAGGCAATTGACTCTGGAGTATTCCAGATGCTGAAAAAGAAAATAAGTCAAGCCTatataaagaaacaaaacagccaggaaaaaataaacagcagcaaagagaaatgaaggtattttttaaatttcatcTTATCTGACCCAGCTCCCGCAAGAGTCTTACACTTGCAAGACAATGCACATATTGTAGATTTGGGATAATGAACTAGAATTGAATTTAAACACTGAATTTCTATTACACTTTCTTTTAAATTGGTGTGGCGATGGTGAAAACATGAAGTTACAAACTCTGTCTCCAAAAAGTTGAATACAAATTAGTATTGGAACTTTTCTTAGGATTGTCATTCATGCCAACAGGAAATCAAGAATGCTAGACATATTTCAGTGATATAATAGATTTTGggaagaaatcttttttttaaaaaaaaccctaaaattaCCTGTTATCGAAGAAATAACTAAGGGTAAGCAGCACCTAACAAGTTTATTGAAAGGTGGCATCTTTTCATAAATTACTAGCATCCAAGATGCAGTTTCAAAATTTCAGCACCATTTGTTTTGGCTTCTA belongs to Rhineura floridana isolate rRhiFlo1 chromosome 11, rRhiFlo1.hap2, whole genome shotgun sequence and includes:
- the LOC133367913 gene encoding olfactory receptor 13G1-like encodes the protein MMWLWNLCAANFNLMATAKVNQIYIGMGWPKAGLIGYQGSFQDTDIRDIEIRNWSTTVEFTLAGVTSSAELQKRLFGVFTFIYATALASNLLLIFTICTCRKLHTPMYFLLFNLSLVNVFSTSVTIPKLLQTLWTHSNTISFYDCITQVFLFIWSVGTELFILSFMAFDRYAAICHPFHYTVIMRKEVCILIASGVWAAGMVGSAVHAGLLLKLSFCNSNIINHFYCDLPPLLKLSCSDTSLNERILFVADVIYAMCSCGLTLTSYCFILRAIFRIRSTEGKKKAFSTCSSHLIVVSFYFSSIIYIYIRPSSDYSPEKDKFVSLIYSMVTPVLNPLIYSLRNKEIQEALKTITGRGRLLWRSQV